One segment of Arthrobacter sp. MMS18-M83 DNA contains the following:
- a CDS encoding histidine phosphatase family protein, translating to MNEAAKPARPQLWIMRHGETEWSKSGQYTGLTDLPLTVEGEQQAVEARKILEGIDFDLVLTSPLRRARRTAELAGFPDAVHEPLAVEWNYGDYEGISSDLIRKDNPDYLIWFDGVPNGETLDSVAARADKIIARVLESGMDNVLIVAHGHFSRILTARWLELDAREGRHFVLGTAKVCTLGWDKRTPAILRWGL from the coding sequence GTGAACGAAGCAGCCAAGCCCGCCCGGCCACAGCTCTGGATCATGCGCCACGGGGAGACCGAATGGTCAAAGAGTGGCCAGTACACGGGATTGACCGATCTCCCTTTGACGGTGGAAGGCGAGCAGCAGGCCGTGGAAGCGCGCAAGATCCTGGAAGGCATCGACTTCGACCTCGTCCTGACCTCCCCGCTCCGCCGAGCCCGGCGTACAGCGGAGCTGGCCGGTTTCCCCGACGCCGTCCACGAGCCACTGGCGGTGGAGTGGAATTATGGAGACTACGAAGGGATCAGCTCGGACCTCATCCGCAAGGACAACCCGGACTACCTCATCTGGTTCGATGGCGTCCCCAACGGCGAGACCCTCGACTCCGTGGCGGCCCGTGCCGACAAGATCATCGCCCGCGTCCTGGAGTCCGGGATGGACAACGTCCTGATTGTTGCCCACGGCCATTTCTCCCGCATCCTCACGGCCCGTTGGCTTGAATTGGATGCCAGGGAAGGACGCCACTTTGTCCTGGGAACGGCGAAAGTTTGTACCTTGGGATGGGACAAGCGGACGCCGGCAATTCTTCGCTGGGGACTGTAA